From Lujinxingia litoralis, the proteins below share one genomic window:
- a CDS encoding bifunctional serine/threonine-protein kinase/formylglycine-generating enzyme family protein produces the protein MDWKIHQQIARVALERRLLEFDVVSQCLFELGRLADEGQAPTVRHWKERGWLEASELETVLRALGYEGEEAAVASAPFQRPAAGAGEEQAVTSRFGLRISARGRAGVEGLGLEGSTEVAGDGRDEVRTRVQGVAAAWATPAWRSAEETGRHFAFENTEVYQPALRAGEFLSGQARYELGGPLGGGGGGSVLSAHDRVLGRVVAMKIASPSTRHDARAVVRFLAEAQITGQLEHPHIMPIYDVGVLDDGRVYYTMQRVNRPSLAQVIKGLRCREPAYLEEYTLPRLLSMMKQVAGALHYAHARGVVHRDLKPSNIMLGEYGEVLVMDWGVAHVSGDRVHTKLDARDEPGAGQTLGTPAYMSPEQARGRLDLVDARSDVYGLGAVLYELLTLEPPFDGKDAAETMWRVVESELIRPSERGCDLWPLSRELEAICLRAMAREQEKRYPSARAFEEALEGELHALRRAPIAEGLERGQALLADYRDALREERDLWREIEARAGTLKPWESIERKRALWALEDAFLQAKRQGVATFGEAVRRFQQVLWIDGQEPRARAGMAELYWERYVAAKERNDMAEMLHSESMVRDYGGAAYAERFGRCAEVQISTRPPGAEVTLFPYQELDRRRVVADERQVGTTPVRLPTLESGSYMMVLQRAGSAPVRAPLFVEVGERELTVCVDLPADHRVTPGFVYVAGGLCTLGGDPEALHPGPAREVELASFFCARLPVTFREYLEWLDELSATDLQQAREHAPRTRLDGGTLAFFEASTGRWLPSPVLIEGPMRERYARDADHELDVPVVGISAMDAQAYCQWRGQRDDRPYRLLTEDEWEKAGRGVDGRFFPWGSRFDATFCKMRDSRPEFSQPEPVGVFLDDISPYGVRDLSGGVQEWCAGTGKESALRAVRGGSWMLDERACRLASRRRVLASARSGDIGFRLAYDAN, from the coding sequence TTGGACTGGAAAATACATCAACAGATTGCACGGGTGGCATTGGAGCGGCGTCTGCTTGAATTTGACGTCGTCTCTCAATGCCTCTTCGAGCTGGGGCGGCTCGCCGACGAGGGACAGGCGCCGACGGTTCGGCACTGGAAGGAGCGAGGGTGGCTTGAGGCGTCTGAGCTGGAGACGGTGCTTCGGGCGTTGGGCTACGAGGGGGAAGAAGCCGCTGTGGCGTCGGCGCCATTTCAGCGGCCGGCGGCTGGCGCGGGGGAGGAGCAGGCGGTGACCTCCCGTTTCGGACTGCGGATCTCGGCTCGGGGGCGAGCGGGAGTCGAAGGGCTGGGGTTGGAGGGCAGCACCGAGGTTGCCGGGGATGGCCGCGACGAAGTGCGCACCAGGGTTCAGGGCGTGGCCGCGGCCTGGGCAACTCCGGCCTGGCGAAGTGCCGAGGAGACGGGACGTCACTTCGCCTTTGAGAACACCGAGGTCTATCAGCCGGCGCTCCGGGCCGGCGAGTTCCTCAGCGGACAGGCCCGCTACGAGCTCGGAGGCCCCCTGGGAGGCGGAGGTGGTGGGAGCGTGCTCTCGGCCCATGACAGGGTGTTGGGGCGGGTGGTGGCGATGAAAATCGCGAGCCCCTCTACGCGTCACGATGCCCGCGCGGTGGTGCGTTTTCTGGCGGAAGCTCAGATCACCGGTCAGCTCGAGCATCCCCACATCATGCCCATCTACGATGTGGGCGTGCTCGACGACGGTCGCGTCTACTACACCATGCAACGAGTCAACCGGCCCTCGCTGGCGCAGGTGATCAAGGGGCTGCGTTGTCGGGAGCCGGCGTACCTTGAGGAGTACACCTTGCCGCGCCTGCTGAGCATGATGAAGCAGGTTGCCGGGGCCCTCCATTACGCGCACGCCCGCGGGGTGGTGCATCGCGATCTCAAGCCTTCCAACATCATGCTGGGAGAGTACGGGGAAGTGTTGGTGATGGACTGGGGCGTGGCTCATGTCAGCGGCGACCGGGTGCATACGAAGCTCGACGCGCGGGATGAGCCCGGCGCTGGCCAGACCCTGGGGACGCCGGCTTACATGTCGCCGGAGCAAGCCCGGGGACGGCTGGACCTGGTCGACGCCCGCAGCGATGTCTACGGCCTCGGAGCGGTGCTTTATGAGTTGCTCACGCTGGAGCCTCCCTTCGACGGTAAAGATGCTGCCGAGACGATGTGGCGTGTGGTGGAGAGCGAGCTGATTCGCCCCTCGGAGCGGGGCTGCGACCTCTGGCCGTTGAGCCGGGAGCTTGAGGCGATTTGTTTGCGGGCGATGGCGCGCGAGCAAGAGAAACGTTACCCCAGCGCGCGTGCTTTTGAAGAGGCGCTGGAGGGCGAACTCCATGCCCTGCGTCGGGCCCCGATCGCGGAGGGGCTAGAGCGGGGGCAAGCGCTATTGGCCGATTACCGCGACGCGCTCCGAGAGGAGCGCGACCTCTGGCGTGAGATCGAGGCCCGGGCCGGTACGCTAAAGCCCTGGGAGTCGATCGAACGCAAGCGCGCGCTCTGGGCCCTGGAGGACGCGTTTCTCCAGGCGAAGCGCCAGGGCGTTGCGACCTTCGGGGAGGCGGTGCGACGCTTCCAGCAAGTGCTGTGGATCGACGGGCAGGAGCCGCGAGCCCGCGCGGGGATGGCCGAGCTCTATTGGGAGCGCTATGTCGCGGCAAAAGAGCGCAACGATATGGCGGAGATGCTCCATTCCGAGTCGATGGTACGGGACTATGGCGGGGCAGCGTACGCTGAGCGTTTCGGGCGCTGTGCAGAGGTGCAGATTAGCACCCGGCCTCCCGGGGCCGAGGTGACCCTCTTCCCCTATCAGGAGCTCGATCGCCGGCGAGTGGTCGCCGATGAGCGGCAGGTCGGGACCACCCCGGTGAGACTGCCCACGCTGGAGAGCGGCAGCTACATGATGGTGCTTCAGCGTGCGGGGTCGGCGCCGGTCCGCGCGCCCCTCTTTGTGGAGGTGGGAGAGCGCGAGCTGACGGTGTGCGTCGACCTGCCGGCCGACCACCGGGTGACGCCGGGCTTTGTCTATGTGGCCGGCGGTCTTTGCACCCTGGGAGGCGATCCGGAGGCGCTTCATCCCGGGCCTGCCCGTGAAGTGGAGCTGGCATCCTTTTTCTGCGCGCGCCTCCCGGTGACCTTTCGGGAGTATCTGGAGTGGCTCGACGAGCTCAGCGCCACCGACCTGCAACAGGCCCGGGAGCATGCTCCCAGGACCCGGCTCGATGGCGGGACGCTGGCTTTCTTTGAGGCGTCGACCGGGCGCTGGTTGCCCTCGCCAGTCCTCATTGAGGGGCCGATGCGCGAGCGCTATGCCCGAGACGCCGACCATGAGCTCGATGTGCCCGTGGTGGGCATCAGCGCGATGGATGCACAGGCTTACTGCCAGTGGCGTGGACAGCGCGATGATCGGCCCTACCGCCTGCTCACCGAAGACGAGTGGGAGAAGGCCGGGCGCGGCGTGGATGGTCGCTTCTTCCCCTGGGGAAGTCGCTTTGACGCGACCTTCTGCAAGATGCGCGACTCTCGGCCGGAGTTCAGTCAGCCGGAGCCGGTCGGCGTCTTTTTGGACGATATTTCTCCTTACGGGGTGCGCGACTTAAGCGGGGGCGTGCAGGAATGGTGCGCCGGGACCGGCAAGGAGAGCGCACTTCGGGCGGTGCGCGGGGGCAGCTGGATGCTGGACGAGCGTGCCTGCCGCCTGGCCAGCCGTCGACGGGTGCTGGCCTCGGCGCGCTCGGGCGACATCGGCTTTCGTCTGGCTTACGACGCCAACTGA
- a CDS encoding YifB family Mg chelatase-like AAA ATPase, which translates to MITRVHSATLLGVDARQVDIEIDFAVGLPAFHLVGLPDNAVRESRLRVQAAIENLTLEFPVDRRVTVNLAPANIRKDGTAFDLPIALAILRAQGVVPPRDDAPRLKDYLVAGELALDGRVRPIRGALAMAILARDMGLKGVMVPQENAAEAAVVRSVDVLGIEHLSELVALMQARAPKQPEAPGPHLLADPAPTVELDFSQVCGQLPARRALEVAAAGAHNVLMIGPPGSGKSMLARRLATILPQMSFEEALETTKIYSVTGRLPSHTPWIAERPFRAPHHTISEVGLVGGGSGVPRPGELSMAHNGVLFLDELPEFRRNSLETLRQPLENGQVTLTRSLVSLTFPADVMLVAAMNPCRCGHFGNPARRCSCSLDEIKRYRSRLSGPLLDRIDIHIGVPAVPYDELRRAKPSEASAAIRQRVQTARDRQRERLHLSGRHANSQMGPDQLRRYCALDEGCHRMLGQVVERLGLSARSCDRMLKVARTIADLAGSPNIEMPHLAEAIHYRSLDRPLDAQLAS; encoded by the coding sequence ATGATCACACGCGTGCATTCCGCCACCCTGCTGGGCGTTGACGCCCGTCAGGTCGACATCGAAATCGACTTTGCCGTGGGCCTGCCGGCCTTTCACCTGGTGGGCCTGCCCGACAACGCGGTTCGCGAGAGTCGACTGCGGGTGCAGGCGGCCATTGAGAACCTGACGCTGGAGTTTCCCGTCGATCGTCGGGTCACGGTGAACCTGGCGCCGGCGAACATCCGCAAAGACGGCACCGCCTTTGATCTGCCGATCGCCCTGGCCATCTTGCGCGCCCAGGGCGTGGTGCCTCCCCGCGACGACGCCCCCCGGCTCAAGGACTACCTGGTGGCCGGGGAGCTGGCCCTGGACGGACGCGTGCGCCCCATTCGCGGCGCGCTGGCCATGGCGATACTCGCCAGAGATATGGGGCTTAAGGGCGTGATGGTCCCGCAGGAGAATGCGGCCGAAGCCGCGGTGGTGCGCTCGGTGGACGTGCTCGGGATTGAGCACCTCTCCGAGCTGGTCGCTCTGATGCAAGCACGCGCCCCAAAGCAGCCCGAAGCCCCCGGGCCCCATCTCCTCGCCGACCCGGCACCAACGGTAGAACTCGACTTCTCTCAGGTCTGCGGGCAACTCCCGGCGCGGCGAGCCCTGGAGGTGGCCGCGGCCGGGGCGCATAACGTGTTGATGATCGGGCCGCCCGGTTCGGGCAAGAGCATGCTGGCCCGGCGCCTGGCCACGATCCTGCCCCAGATGAGCTTTGAGGAAGCCCTGGAGACGACCAAGATCTACAGCGTCACCGGTCGCCTCCCCTCCCACACGCCCTGGATCGCCGAGCGCCCCTTTCGCGCGCCCCATCATACGATCAGCGAGGTGGGCCTGGTCGGCGGCGGCTCCGGCGTGCCTCGTCCGGGCGAACTGAGCATGGCCCACAACGGGGTGCTCTTTCTCGACGAGCTGCCCGAGTTTCGGCGCAACTCTCTAGAAACGCTGCGCCAGCCCCTGGAGAACGGCCAGGTCACACTCACCCGCAGCCTGGTCAGCCTGACCTTTCCCGCCGATGTGATGCTGGTCGCCGCCATGAACCCCTGTCGCTGCGGACATTTTGGAAACCCGGCCCGGCGGTGTTCGTGCTCGCTCGACGAGATCAAACGCTACCGCTCCCGGCTGAGCGGACCGCTTCTCGATCGGATCGACATCCATATCGGGGTCCCGGCGGTCCCCTACGACGAATTGCGGCGCGCCAAACCCTCGGAGGCCTCTGCCGCGATCCGCCAGCGGGTGCAGACCGCCCGCGACCGGCAGCGGGAGCGCCTCCACCTCAGCGGACGTCACGCCAACAGCCAGATGGGCCCCGATCAGCTCCGCCGCTACTGCGCGCTGGATGAGGGGTGTCATCGGATGCTCGGCCAGGTGGTGGAGCGCCTCGGGCTGAGCGCCCGAAGTTGCGATCGGATGCTCAAGGTCGCGCGCACCATCGCCGACCTGGCGGGCTCCCCGAACATTGAGATGCCGCACCTGGCCGAGGCCATTCACTACCGCTCGCTGGATCGCCCCCTGGACGCTCAGTTGGCGTCGTAA
- a CDS encoding glutathione S-transferase family protein yields the protein MGVMVDGVWRSDTWVRNNEGHFQRDPTTFRHQVVDEPGARFALTPGRYHLYVSHACPWAHRTLIARALLGLEDAIDVSVVHPHMLDDGWTFDKDFPGATGDRVSGLAFLRELYLQADSTYSGRVTVPVLWDREEETIVNNESREIIRMFSTVFRPLASQPVDLAPEALRSLIDERIDAIYEPVNNGVYRSGFATSQKAYQEALTELFDALGHWERHLSTHRYLAGDSFSEADICLFTTLLRFDPVYYGHFKCNLRHVYELPNLWNYLLEIYQMPGVAETCHIDHIKEHYYYSHDMINPTRVVPVGPLLDFLAEHDRERLPGQLARIS from the coding sequence ATGGGCGTCATGGTCGATGGAGTCTGGCGTAGCGACACATGGGTGCGCAACAACGAAGGGCATTTTCAGCGTGATCCCACCACGTTTCGGCATCAGGTGGTCGACGAGCCCGGGGCCCGCTTTGCGCTCACACCCGGTCGCTACCACCTCTACGTCTCGCATGCCTGTCCCTGGGCCCACCGCACGCTGATCGCGCGCGCGCTGCTGGGGCTGGAAGACGCCATCGACGTCTCGGTGGTGCATCCCCACATGCTCGACGATGGGTGGACCTTTGATAAGGACTTCCCCGGCGCCACCGGCGATCGCGTCTCGGGCCTGGCCTTCCTGCGCGAGCTCTATCTCCAGGCCGATTCCACCTACTCGGGGCGCGTGACCGTGCCGGTGCTCTGGGACCGCGAAGAGGAGACGATCGTCAACAACGAGTCCCGCGAGATCATCCGCATGTTCTCGACGGTGTTTCGGCCGCTGGCCTCCCAACCGGTGGATCTGGCCCCCGAAGCGCTGCGCTCCTTGATCGACGAGCGCATCGACGCGATCTACGAGCCGGTCAACAATGGCGTCTACCGCAGCGGCTTCGCCACCAGCCAGAAGGCCTACCAGGAGGCCCTGACCGAGCTCTTCGACGCGCTGGGGCACTGGGAGCGCCATCTGAGCACGCATCGCTACCTGGCCGGGGACTCCTTCAGCGAGGCCGATATCTGCCTCTTCACCACGCTGCTTCGCTTTGATCCGGTGTACTACGGGCACTTCAAGTGCAACCTGCGCCATGTCTACGAGCTGCCCAACCTGTGGAACTATCTGCTGGAGATTTACCAGATGCCCGGCGTGGCCGAGACCTGCCACATCGATCATATCAAAGAGCACTACTACTACAGCCACGACATGATTAACCCGACCCGGGTCGTACCGGTCGGGCCCCTGCTCGACTTCCTGGCGGAGCACGATCGCGAGCGCCTGCCCGGTCAGCTGGCCCGCATCTCCTGA